The following coding sequences lie in one Glycine max cultivar Williams 82 chromosome 19, Glycine_max_v4.0, whole genome shotgun sequence genomic window:
- the LOC112997599 gene encoding protein HUA2-LIKE 2 isoform X1, with translation MPPSRRKGGKKSAGGAAACRQFKLGDLVLAKVKGFPAWPATVSEPQKWGYSADRKKVFVCFFGAAPQIAFCNPADVEVFTEEKKQSLAKRPGRGGEFARAVKEIIECYEKLRTENQDGDTGSKEQMDESYSPDPSANTGAKEQMDAPFTINSQMKSSNCVIDRPEDAVALKDESYNIEASLEEATDNAIMTATVKSLFSTTQRNAPVQRSRSTLQVQNFVLPYSDGGNNGSNSNDNISADAIEDTSIRRRKHIRKSPDLLGCDDTDSPAFAPNVSMEDNGSEIITIISDAFTLNEGSTIDSNLKLEQSEPIECPEGEDDLNKGLDLEIKAVINKKKRKPNRKKETNDSGAQNASQSLQNMGGNSKERCPDQDGDEHLPLVKRARVRMGKSSAEAELNSIAQVQVKCGEEDITDSPHQIITSSNCENGSLAEGGTSVLNSALVSVSPSNLIALCSENGSQICKIKKDQMFGCSVDDEAALPPSKRIHRALEAMSANAAEEGEACMESSSIMTSSGRCCISTIKRCPCMTVNNQGGNDLELQRLDSCGIDSSHVSMYSFSTRSNTIISTENESSTEVDKHLAKFQCETGKDVIPGDRQQGGEDLSDSVVCHPAKIDSQIQSHGKISPDLDVKCCQVGNSKDSPCPSLLPNGDYNVRPSNHSDASDTLEHGGISLDPVAGDGESDKLVPQNSINVPQNVVVACEDMGKQAVGGSSKINDTHEVVKEVKFKGQEEDMNSVSISNDYSGEKGNLVILSSPSLTDGRVFLPLGSPPNTSVCNISTSDSSNILQNGSCSPDVHQKNTLSGPTDGWKDGIVENGRSRSVGKSTEAGDAALLYFEATLRTLKRTKESIGRATRIAIDCAKFGIATKVMEILVHDLEIESSLHRRVDLFFLVDSIAQCSRGLKGDIGGVYPSAMKAVLPRLLSAAAPLGNAAKENRRQCLKVLRLWLERKILPEPIIRHHMQELDSYSSSVSAGVHSHRSLRRDRPFDDPVRDMEGMLDEYGSNSSFQLPGFCMPRMLGDGGSDSDGGEFEAVTPEHDSETYEVQETTHAIEKRRHVLEDVDGELEMEDVAPSVDGELNSICNIDRGNAREFEKNLPVSFGPPLPQDLPPSSPPPPSSPPPPPPPPPPPPPSLPLPPPPPPTLHFKSATSDQYHVAVDSKGFEDSLTVKANVLHPMAEPLAAPRNSQPISDAVQYTVPECRDMPMQMPESTCSFNTFPVQPTDNSRNTDGATMHNKGYLIPPPHHVPSNQFSFVHGEHRMKPQREVPPPPSYSNGHHFMPSMTREYGYDNHERLRPPYDYQERWNVPPCSGPRYHDRGVPAPYGCHPSESVSFPGHGWRFPPPSMNYRDSLHFRPHFEDAIPVANRGPNFWQPR, from the exons ATGCCGCCTAGTCGTAGAAAGGGCGGAAAGAAAAGCGCCGGCGGTGCCGCCGCCTGCCGGCAGTTTAAGCTCGGCGATCTCGTGCTCGCTAAGGTTAAGGGGTTCCCTGCTTGGCCTGCGACG GTGAGTGAGCCGCAGAAGTGGGGTTACTCTGCTGATCGGAAGAAAGTATTTGTTTGCTTCTTTGGAGCCGCCCCACAAAT AGCTTTCTGCAATCCTGCCGATGTTGAAGTATTTACTGAAGAGAAGAAACAATCTCTTGCCAAACGTCCAGGAAGAGGTGGTGAATTTGCTCGTGCAGTAAAGGAGATTATTGAATGTTATGAAAAATTGAGGACTGAGAATCAGGATGGTGACACAGGGTCAAAGGAGCAGATGGATGAGTCATATTCACCTGATCCATCTGCCAACACAGGGGCAAAGGAGCAGATGGATGCTCCTTTCACAATTAATTCACAAATGAAATCTTCAAATTGTGTGATTGACAGACCTGAGGATGCTGTTGCATTGAAGGATGAATCTTATAATATAGAAGCATCATTGGAGGAAGCTACTGATAATGCTATTATGACTGCAACTGTAAAATCACTTTTTTCAACAACCCAGAGAAATGCACCAGTTCAAAGGTCTAGAAGCACATTACAGGTCCAAAACTTTGTTTTACCTTATAGTGATGGTGGAAATAATGGCAGCAATAGTAATGACAACATATCAGCTGatgcaattgaggatacatctATAAGAAGGAGAAAACATATCAGGAAATCACCTGACCTTTTAGGTTGTGATGATACTGATTCACCTGCATTTGCTCCAAATGTTAGCATGGAGGACAATGGTTCTGAAATTATTACAATCATTTCTGATGCCTTCACTTTAAATGAGGGAAGTACGATAGATTCTAATTTAAAACTTGAACAGTCTGAGCCTATTGAGTGCCCTGAAGGTGAAGATGATTTGAACAAAGGTCTTGATCTAGAAATAAAGGCTGTAatcaacaagaagaaaagaaaaccaaacCGGAAAAAGGAAACTAATGATTCTGGTGCTCAGAATGCCAGCCAAAGTTTGCAGAATATGGGTGGAAATTCTAAAGAAAGATGCCCTGATCAAGATGGAGATGAACACTTGCCCCTGGTGAAACGAGCTAGAGTTAGAATGGGTAAATCATCCGCAGAGGCAGAACTCAATAGCATTGCACAAGTTCAGGTTAAATGTGGCGAGGAAGATATTACTGACTCACCACATCAGATAATCACATCCTCAAATTGTGAAAATGGTAGCCTTGCTGAAGGAGGCACATCAGTGTTGAATAGTGCTTTGGTTAGTGTTTCTCCTTCTAACTTAATAGCTCTGTGTTCTGAAAATGGGTCTCagatttgtaaaattaaaaaggacCAAATGTTTGGCTGCTCTGTGGATGATGAAGCTGCTTTACCTCCATCTAAACGCATCCATCGTGCTTTAGAAGCAATGTCTGCCAATGCTGCTGAAGAAGGTGAAGCTTGCATGGAATCCTCCTCTATAATGACATCAAGTGGTAGATGCTGTATATCTACCATTAAGAGATGTCCTTGTATGACCGTTAACAATCAAGGAGGTAATGATTTAGAACTGCAAAGGTTGGATTCTTGTGGCATTGATTCATCTCATGTTAGTATGTATAGTTTCTCAACTCGTTCGAATACAATTATTTCCACAGAGAATGAGTCATCTACAGAAGTGGATAAGCATTTGGCCAAGTTCCAATGTGAAACTGGGAAGGATGTCATCCCAGGTGATAGACAGCAAGGTGGTGAAGATCTTAGTGATTCTGTTGTCTGTCATCCTGCCAAAATAGATTCACAAATACAATCACATGGAAAAATTTCTCCTGATCTTGATGTAAAATGTTGCCAAGTTGGAAACAGTAAGGATTCACCATGTCCATCATTGTTACCAAATGGTGATTACAATGTCAGACCTTCAAACCATTCAGATGCATCTGATACATTAGAGCATGGTGGAATAAGTCTTGATCCTGTGGCAGGTGACGGTGAAAGTGATAAATTGGTACCTCAAAATAGTATTAATGTGCCACAGAATGTGGTGGTTGCTTGTGAGGATATGGGGAAGCAAGCAGTTGGTGGCAGCAGCAAAATTAATGACAC GCATGAGGTTGTCAAAGAGGTAAAATTTAAAGGACAAGAGGAGGATATGAATTCTGTTTCAATATCAAATGATTATTCAGGTGAAAAGGgtaatttggtcattctgtCAAGTCCATCCTTGACTGATGGGAGAGTTTTCCTTCCACTAGGTTCACCTCCAAATACATCAGTTTGCAATATTTCTACATCAGACAGTAGTAATATCCTTCAAAATGGAAGTTGTAGCCCTGATGTACACCAGAAGAACACTTTATCTGGTCCTACTGATGGATGGAAAGATGGGATTGTGGAAAATGGACGATCAAGATCTGTGGGCAAGTCAACTGAAGCAGGAGATGCTGCATTGTTGTACTTTGAAGCAACGCTTAGGACATTGAAAAGGACAAAGGAAAGTATTGGTCGAGCAACACGCATAGCTATTGACTGTGCAAAGTTTGGCATTGCAACTAAG GTGATGGAAATTCTTGTCCATGATCTGGAAATTGAGTCAAGCCTGCATCGGAGGGTGGATCTGTTTTTTCTTGTTGACTCTATTGCTCAATGTTCTCGAGGGTTGAAAG GAGACATTGGTGGAGTATATCCATCTGCTATGAAAGCAGTCCTGCCACGCCTCTTGTCTGCTGCTGCCCCTCTGGGAAATGCTGCAAAAGAAAATCGTAGGCAGTGTCTTAAG GTATTAAGACTGTGGTTGGAGAGAAAAATCCTTCCTGAACCCATTATTCGGCATCATATGCAGGAACTAGACTCGTATAGCAGTTCAGTTTCTGCAGGTGTCCACTCACACCGTTCTTTAAGAAGAGACAGGCCTTTTGATGACCCTGTTAGAGACATGGAGGGTATGCTTGATGAATATGGAAG CAACTCAAGTTTTCAGCTACCTGGATTTTGCATGCCCCGAATGCTTGGAGATGGAGGGAGTGATTCTGATGGAGGGGAGTTTGAGGCTGTCACACCTGAACATGATTCTGAAACATATGAAGTGCAAGAAACAACTCATGCAATTGAAAAACGCAGGCATGTGTTGGAAGATGTTGATGGTGAGCTTGAAATGGAAGATGTGGCTCCGTCTGTTGATGGTGAATTGAATTCGATTTGTAATATTGATAGAGGAAATGCCAGAGAGTTTGAGAAGAATCTTCCTGTGTCCTTTGGCCCCCCTTTACCCCAGGATTTGCCACCGTCCTCCCCACCTCCACCATCATcccctccaccaccaccaccaccacctcctcctcctcctccatctCTACCTCTACCTCCACCCCCACCTCCTACATTGCACTTCAAGTCAGCTACCTCTGATCAATATCATGTTGCAGTTGATTCAAAAGGTTTTGAAGATTCATTG ACTGTGAAAGCCAATGTACTCCATCCAATGGCCGAGCCCTTAGCTGCACCAAGAAATAGTCAACCTATCAGTGACGCAGTGCAGTATACAGTCCCTGAATGTAGAGACATGCCAATGCAGATGCCAGAGTCTACTTGCTCTTTCAACACTTTCCCTGTACAACCAACAGACAATTCCAGGAATACTGATGGTGCTACTATGCATAATAAAGGTTACTTGATACCACCACCTCACCATGTGCCATCCAATCAGttttcttttgttcatgggGAACATCGTATGAAGCCACAAAGGGAGGTTCCGCCACCCCCTTCATATTCCAATGGGCACCACTTTATGCCAAGCATGACGAGAGAGTATGGTTATGACAATCATGAGAGATTAAGACCACCATATGATTACCAAGAGAGATGGAATGTTCCTCCTTGTTCTG GTCCTCGGTATCATGACAGAGGTGTGCCTGCTCCTTATGGTTGTCATCCTAGTGAATCAGTTAGTTTTCCAGGTCATGGATGGAGATTTCCTCCCCCGTCAATGAATTACAGGGACTCCTTGCATTTTAGACCACACTTTGAAGATGCAATTCCAGTAGCAAACCGAG GCCCAAACTTTTGGCAGCCAAGATGA
- the LOC112997599 gene encoding protein HUA2-LIKE 2 isoform X2, with translation MPPSRRKGGKKSAGGAAACRQFKLGDLVLAKVKGFPAWPATVSEPQKWGYSADRKKVFVCFFGAAPQIAFCNPADVEVFTEEKKQSLAKRPGRGGEFARAVKEIIECYEKLRTENQDGDTGSKEQMDESYSPDPSANTGAKEQMDAPFTINSQMKSSNCVIDRPEDAVALKDESYNIEASLEEATDNAIMTATVKSLFSTTQRNAPVQRSRSTLQVQNFVLPYSDGGNNGSNSNDNISADAIEDTSIRRRKHIRKSPDLLGCDDTDSPAFAPNVSMEDNGSEIITIISDAFTLNEGSTIDSNLKLEQSEPIECPEGEDDLNKGLDLEIKAVINKKKRKPNRKKETNDSGAQNASQSLQNMGGNSKERCPDQDGDEHLPLVKRARVRMGKSSAEAELNSIAQVQVKCGEEDITDSPHQIITSSNCENGSLAEGGTSVLNSALVSVSPSNLIALCSENGSQICKIKKDQMFGCSVDDEAALPPSKRIHRALEAMSANAAEEGEACMESSSIMTSSGRCCISTIKRCPCMTVNNQGENESSTEVDKHLAKFQCETGKDVIPGDRQQGGEDLSDSVVCHPAKIDSQIQSHGKISPDLDVKCCQVGNSKDSPCPSLLPNGDYNVRPSNHSDASDTLEHGGISLDPVAGDGESDKLVPQNSINVPQNVVVACEDMGKQAVGGSSKINDTHEVVKEVKFKGQEEDMNSVSISNDYSGEKGNLVILSSPSLTDGRVFLPLGSPPNTSVCNISTSDSSNILQNGSCSPDVHQKNTLSGPTDGWKDGIVENGRSRSVGKSTEAGDAALLYFEATLRTLKRTKESIGRATRIAIDCAKFGIATKVMEILVHDLEIESSLHRRVDLFFLVDSIAQCSRGLKGDIGGVYPSAMKAVLPRLLSAAAPLGNAAKENRRQCLKVLRLWLERKILPEPIIRHHMQELDSYSSSVSAGVHSHRSLRRDRPFDDPVRDMEGMLDEYGSNSSFQLPGFCMPRMLGDGGSDSDGGEFEAVTPEHDSETYEVQETTHAIEKRRHVLEDVDGELEMEDVAPSVDGELNSICNIDRGNAREFEKNLPVSFGPPLPQDLPPSSPPPPSSPPPPPPPPPPPPPSLPLPPPPPPTLHFKSATSDQYHVAVDSKGFEDSLTVKANVLHPMAEPLAAPRNSQPISDAVQYTVPECRDMPMQMPESTCSFNTFPVQPTDNSRNTDGATMHNKGYLIPPPHHVPSNQFSFVHGEHRMKPQREVPPPPSYSNGHHFMPSMTREYGYDNHERLRPPYDYQERWNVPPCSGPRYHDRGVPAPYGCHPSESVSFPGHGWRFPPPSMNYRDSLHFRPHFEDAIPVANRGPNFWQPR, from the exons ATGCCGCCTAGTCGTAGAAAGGGCGGAAAGAAAAGCGCCGGCGGTGCCGCCGCCTGCCGGCAGTTTAAGCTCGGCGATCTCGTGCTCGCTAAGGTTAAGGGGTTCCCTGCTTGGCCTGCGACG GTGAGTGAGCCGCAGAAGTGGGGTTACTCTGCTGATCGGAAGAAAGTATTTGTTTGCTTCTTTGGAGCCGCCCCACAAAT AGCTTTCTGCAATCCTGCCGATGTTGAAGTATTTACTGAAGAGAAGAAACAATCTCTTGCCAAACGTCCAGGAAGAGGTGGTGAATTTGCTCGTGCAGTAAAGGAGATTATTGAATGTTATGAAAAATTGAGGACTGAGAATCAGGATGGTGACACAGGGTCAAAGGAGCAGATGGATGAGTCATATTCACCTGATCCATCTGCCAACACAGGGGCAAAGGAGCAGATGGATGCTCCTTTCACAATTAATTCACAAATGAAATCTTCAAATTGTGTGATTGACAGACCTGAGGATGCTGTTGCATTGAAGGATGAATCTTATAATATAGAAGCATCATTGGAGGAAGCTACTGATAATGCTATTATGACTGCAACTGTAAAATCACTTTTTTCAACAACCCAGAGAAATGCACCAGTTCAAAGGTCTAGAAGCACATTACAGGTCCAAAACTTTGTTTTACCTTATAGTGATGGTGGAAATAATGGCAGCAATAGTAATGACAACATATCAGCTGatgcaattgaggatacatctATAAGAAGGAGAAAACATATCAGGAAATCACCTGACCTTTTAGGTTGTGATGATACTGATTCACCTGCATTTGCTCCAAATGTTAGCATGGAGGACAATGGTTCTGAAATTATTACAATCATTTCTGATGCCTTCACTTTAAATGAGGGAAGTACGATAGATTCTAATTTAAAACTTGAACAGTCTGAGCCTATTGAGTGCCCTGAAGGTGAAGATGATTTGAACAAAGGTCTTGATCTAGAAATAAAGGCTGTAatcaacaagaagaaaagaaaaccaaacCGGAAAAAGGAAACTAATGATTCTGGTGCTCAGAATGCCAGCCAAAGTTTGCAGAATATGGGTGGAAATTCTAAAGAAAGATGCCCTGATCAAGATGGAGATGAACACTTGCCCCTGGTGAAACGAGCTAGAGTTAGAATGGGTAAATCATCCGCAGAGGCAGAACTCAATAGCATTGCACAAGTTCAGGTTAAATGTGGCGAGGAAGATATTACTGACTCACCACATCAGATAATCACATCCTCAAATTGTGAAAATGGTAGCCTTGCTGAAGGAGGCACATCAGTGTTGAATAGTGCTTTGGTTAGTGTTTCTCCTTCTAACTTAATAGCTCTGTGTTCTGAAAATGGGTCTCagatttgtaaaattaaaaaggacCAAATGTTTGGCTGCTCTGTGGATGATGAAGCTGCTTTACCTCCATCTAAACGCATCCATCGTGCTTTAGAAGCAATGTCTGCCAATGCTGCTGAAGAAGGTGAAGCTTGCATGGAATCCTCCTCTATAATGACATCAAGTGGTAGATGCTGTATATCTACCATTAAGAGATGTCCTTGTATGACCGTTAACAATCAAGGAG AGAATGAGTCATCTACAGAAGTGGATAAGCATTTGGCCAAGTTCCAATGTGAAACTGGGAAGGATGTCATCCCAGGTGATAGACAGCAAGGTGGTGAAGATCTTAGTGATTCTGTTGTCTGTCATCCTGCCAAAATAGATTCACAAATACAATCACATGGAAAAATTTCTCCTGATCTTGATGTAAAATGTTGCCAAGTTGGAAACAGTAAGGATTCACCATGTCCATCATTGTTACCAAATGGTGATTACAATGTCAGACCTTCAAACCATTCAGATGCATCTGATACATTAGAGCATGGTGGAATAAGTCTTGATCCTGTGGCAGGTGACGGTGAAAGTGATAAATTGGTACCTCAAAATAGTATTAATGTGCCACAGAATGTGGTGGTTGCTTGTGAGGATATGGGGAAGCAAGCAGTTGGTGGCAGCAGCAAAATTAATGACAC GCATGAGGTTGTCAAAGAGGTAAAATTTAAAGGACAAGAGGAGGATATGAATTCTGTTTCAATATCAAATGATTATTCAGGTGAAAAGGgtaatttggtcattctgtCAAGTCCATCCTTGACTGATGGGAGAGTTTTCCTTCCACTAGGTTCACCTCCAAATACATCAGTTTGCAATATTTCTACATCAGACAGTAGTAATATCCTTCAAAATGGAAGTTGTAGCCCTGATGTACACCAGAAGAACACTTTATCTGGTCCTACTGATGGATGGAAAGATGGGATTGTGGAAAATGGACGATCAAGATCTGTGGGCAAGTCAACTGAAGCAGGAGATGCTGCATTGTTGTACTTTGAAGCAACGCTTAGGACATTGAAAAGGACAAAGGAAAGTATTGGTCGAGCAACACGCATAGCTATTGACTGTGCAAAGTTTGGCATTGCAACTAAG GTGATGGAAATTCTTGTCCATGATCTGGAAATTGAGTCAAGCCTGCATCGGAGGGTGGATCTGTTTTTTCTTGTTGACTCTATTGCTCAATGTTCTCGAGGGTTGAAAG GAGACATTGGTGGAGTATATCCATCTGCTATGAAAGCAGTCCTGCCACGCCTCTTGTCTGCTGCTGCCCCTCTGGGAAATGCTGCAAAAGAAAATCGTAGGCAGTGTCTTAAG GTATTAAGACTGTGGTTGGAGAGAAAAATCCTTCCTGAACCCATTATTCGGCATCATATGCAGGAACTAGACTCGTATAGCAGTTCAGTTTCTGCAGGTGTCCACTCACACCGTTCTTTAAGAAGAGACAGGCCTTTTGATGACCCTGTTAGAGACATGGAGGGTATGCTTGATGAATATGGAAG CAACTCAAGTTTTCAGCTACCTGGATTTTGCATGCCCCGAATGCTTGGAGATGGAGGGAGTGATTCTGATGGAGGGGAGTTTGAGGCTGTCACACCTGAACATGATTCTGAAACATATGAAGTGCAAGAAACAACTCATGCAATTGAAAAACGCAGGCATGTGTTGGAAGATGTTGATGGTGAGCTTGAAATGGAAGATGTGGCTCCGTCTGTTGATGGTGAATTGAATTCGATTTGTAATATTGATAGAGGAAATGCCAGAGAGTTTGAGAAGAATCTTCCTGTGTCCTTTGGCCCCCCTTTACCCCAGGATTTGCCACCGTCCTCCCCACCTCCACCATCATcccctccaccaccaccaccaccacctcctcctcctcctccatctCTACCTCTACCTCCACCCCCACCTCCTACATTGCACTTCAAGTCAGCTACCTCTGATCAATATCATGTTGCAGTTGATTCAAAAGGTTTTGAAGATTCATTG ACTGTGAAAGCCAATGTACTCCATCCAATGGCCGAGCCCTTAGCTGCACCAAGAAATAGTCAACCTATCAGTGACGCAGTGCAGTATACAGTCCCTGAATGTAGAGACATGCCAATGCAGATGCCAGAGTCTACTTGCTCTTTCAACACTTTCCCTGTACAACCAACAGACAATTCCAGGAATACTGATGGTGCTACTATGCATAATAAAGGTTACTTGATACCACCACCTCACCATGTGCCATCCAATCAGttttcttttgttcatgggGAACATCGTATGAAGCCACAAAGGGAGGTTCCGCCACCCCCTTCATATTCCAATGGGCACCACTTTATGCCAAGCATGACGAGAGAGTATGGTTATGACAATCATGAGAGATTAAGACCACCATATGATTACCAAGAGAGATGGAATGTTCCTCCTTGTTCTG GTCCTCGGTATCATGACAGAGGTGTGCCTGCTCCTTATGGTTGTCATCCTAGTGAATCAGTTAGTTTTCCAGGTCATGGATGGAGATTTCCTCCCCCGTCAATGAATTACAGGGACTCCTTGCATTTTAGACCACACTTTGAAGATGCAATTCCAGTAGCAAACCGAG GCCCAAACTTTTGGCAGCCAAGATGA